In one Natronosalvus amylolyticus genomic region, the following are encoded:
- the mutL gene encoding DNA mismatch repair endonuclease MutL — MTETPSDGTDDGGGPGGTRIHQLDENTVARIAAGEVVERPASAVKELLENSLDAGASRVEVAVEAGGTDSIRVTDDGHGMTEADLRAAVRQHTTSKITDLEDLESGVETLGFRGEALHTIGSVSKLTIRSRLRADRVDGEPPTGTELVYEGGEVMSVNPTGCPEGTAVEVTDLFYNTPARRKFLKTTATEFAHVNRIVTRYALANPDVAVSLSHDGREVFATTGQGDLLAAILAVYGRDVAQSMIAVDADEDLPVGPLESISGTVSHPETNRSSREYLATYVNGRAVTSSAIREGIMDAYGGQLGGSRYPFVVLFLEVPGDAVDVNVHPRKREVRFDDDDAVRRAVQSAVEDALLEHGLLRSRAPRGRSAPDETDIQPDRQTALETSADSAAESSISSAEPKRSGAESSPSSTESEPPSAKSSPETTTETDTSSAGAGTTPSDSSTTPSDSGTTTSDSSVSGSKASSATSDSSTPDRNLHERWAGGDEAGTTSEKPVETTDSEAIDETTPSSDIAGGPDVTADRKFTGEETQQTLSGDTATGEETAYENLPPLRILGQLSETYLVCESPDGLVLIDQHAADERVNYERLQRAFDDDPTAQALASPVELELTAIEAEAFETYRDALSRLGFYADRTDDRTVAVTTVPAVLEKTLEPTQLRDVLASFVSGDHDAGAETVDALADAFLGDLACYPSITGNTSLTEGSMVDLLAALDECTNPYACPHGRPVIIQFDYGDLEDRFERDYPGHGG; from the coding sequence ATGACGGAGACACCGAGCGACGGGACGGATGACGGTGGCGGACCAGGCGGGACCAGGATTCATCAGCTCGACGAGAACACCGTCGCCCGTATCGCCGCCGGCGAGGTCGTCGAGCGGCCAGCCAGCGCCGTCAAAGAACTGCTCGAGAACAGCCTCGATGCGGGTGCATCACGCGTCGAAGTCGCCGTCGAAGCCGGCGGCACCGACTCGATTCGCGTGACCGACGACGGTCACGGTATGACCGAAGCCGACCTCAGAGCCGCCGTGCGCCAGCACACGACCAGCAAAATCACCGACCTCGAGGACCTCGAATCGGGGGTTGAAACCCTCGGCTTCCGCGGGGAGGCGCTGCACACGATCGGTTCGGTGTCGAAGCTCACGATTCGAAGCCGACTGCGAGCCGACCGCGTCGACGGCGAGCCACCGACCGGAACCGAACTCGTCTACGAGGGTGGCGAGGTGATGTCGGTGAACCCGACCGGCTGTCCCGAGGGGACGGCGGTCGAGGTAACGGACCTGTTTTACAACACGCCCGCTCGACGAAAGTTTCTCAAGACGACCGCCACTGAGTTCGCTCACGTCAACCGAATCGTCACCCGGTACGCACTGGCCAACCCCGACGTCGCCGTCTCGCTCAGTCACGACGGCCGCGAAGTGTTCGCCACGACGGGACAGGGCGACCTGCTCGCCGCGATACTCGCCGTCTACGGACGGGACGTCGCCCAGTCGATGATAGCAGTCGACGCGGACGAAGACCTCCCGGTCGGCCCCCTCGAGTCCATCTCCGGAACGGTATCACACCCCGAGACCAACCGCTCGAGCCGCGAGTACCTCGCGACGTACGTCAACGGACGGGCCGTCACCTCGAGCGCCATCCGTGAAGGCATCATGGACGCCTACGGCGGGCAACTCGGCGGGAGTCGGTACCCCTTCGTCGTCCTGTTCCTCGAGGTTCCCGGCGACGCCGTCGACGTGAACGTCCACCCGCGAAAGCGCGAGGTACGCTTCGACGACGACGATGCCGTCCGACGGGCGGTCCAGTCGGCCGTCGAAGACGCCCTGCTCGAGCACGGTTTGCTCCGATCGCGGGCACCGCGGGGCCGCTCTGCACCCGACGAAACCGACATCCAGCCGGACCGCCAGACCGCCCTCGAGACGAGCGCGGACAGTGCTGCCGAATCTTCAATCTCGAGTGCTGAACCCAAACGCTCAGGTGCCGAATCTTCGCCCTCGAGTACCGAATCCGAACCCCCGAGTGCGAAATCGAGTCCGGAGACGACCACCGAGACGGATACCAGCTCGGCGGGAGCAGGGACAACACCGTCGGACTCGAGTACAACACCGTCGGATTCGGGTACAACCACTTCGGACTCGAGTGTGTCTGGTTCAAAAGCGAGTTCAGCCACTTCCGACTCGAGCACCCCTGATCGCAATTTGCACGAGCGATGGGCAGGAGGTGACGAGGCCGGCACCACGTCGGAGAAACCGGTCGAAACCACCGATTCGGAAGCGATCGACGAAACCACACCCTCGAGCGACATCGCCGGCGGTCCCGACGTCACAGCCGACCGGAAGTTCACCGGGGAGGAGACACAGCAGACGCTTTCGGGCGACACGGCAACCGGCGAGGAAACCGCCTACGAGAACCTACCACCGTTGCGCATACTCGGCCAACTCTCGGAGACCTACCTCGTCTGTGAGAGCCCGGACGGACTCGTCCTGATCGACCAGCACGCCGCCGACGAGCGAGTCAACTACGAACGACTGCAGCGGGCGTTCGACGATGACCCGACCGCACAGGCACTCGCTTCGCCCGTCGAACTCGAGTTGACGGCCATCGAAGCCGAAGCGTTCGAAACCTATCGGGACGCGCTCTCGAGACTCGGTTTTTACGCCGATCGGACCGACGACCGAACGGTTGCCGTCACGACCGTTCCGGCCGTCCTCGAAAAGACGCTCGAGCCGACCCAGCTTCGAGACGTGCTGGCCTCGTTCGTCTCGGGCGACCACGACGCGGGCGCGGAAACGGTCGACGCGCTGGCCGACGCCTTCCTCGGCGACCTGGCGTGTTACCCCTCGATTACGGGCAACACCTCACTGACCGAGGGGTCGATGGTCGACCTGCTTGCGGCGCTCGACGAGTGCACCAACCCCTACGCGTGCCCGCACGGCCGACCCGTGATTATCCAGTTCGATTACGGCGACCTCGAGGACCGGTTCGAGCGGGATTATCCGGGCCACGGCGGGTGA
- a CDS encoding DUF7351 domain-containing protein, with amino-acid sequence MDSSESGEQIDPAVSDAIRTLGNDCRLEILFTLAEQEWELKRQGHTLSFTELYERSDVESTSQFSYHLTQLVGTFVAETSEGYRLTYAGEKIVRTVRSGLYESTPSFETVEVDGTCPFCRESALVADSRDERFIIRCSACDSTLLADAFPRSQASGRSPAEIVASFGTRLWSAAISVKGGVCPECYGPIDIDVDTRETDDMAFHTLSSTCQQCRMVVHFPVEMLATFHPEIATLRRNRGITLLETPLWELLGYFTGDDWTTEIRSRSPLEVVFEIDVNGEQVRLEVDDTLTVRRRGNSTTY; translated from the coding sequence ATGGACTCGAGCGAGAGTGGAGAGCAGATCGACCCGGCGGTGAGCGACGCGATTCGGACGCTGGGAAACGATTGTCGACTCGAGATACTGTTCACGCTGGCTGAGCAGGAGTGGGAACTCAAACGACAGGGACACACGCTGTCGTTTACCGAACTGTACGAGCGAAGCGACGTGGAGAGTACCTCGCAGTTTTCGTATCACCTCACACAGCTCGTCGGAACGTTCGTCGCGGAAACGTCGGAGGGCTATCGGCTCACTTACGCCGGCGAAAAAATCGTTCGCACGGTTCGGTCAGGACTGTACGAGAGCACGCCGTCGTTCGAAACGGTCGAGGTCGATGGCACGTGTCCGTTCTGTCGTGAATCCGCGCTCGTCGCGGACTCGAGGGACGAACGATTCATTATCCGTTGTTCGGCCTGTGACTCGACGCTGTTGGCAGATGCGTTCCCACGAAGCCAGGCTTCGGGCCGATCGCCTGCCGAAATCGTTGCCAGTTTCGGCACACGTCTCTGGAGTGCCGCTATCTCGGTTAAGGGTGGGGTTTGCCCGGAGTGTTACGGCCCCATCGATATCGACGTCGACACACGGGAAACGGACGATATGGCTTTTCATACGCTGTCGAGCACCTGCCAGCAGTGCCGGATGGTCGTTCACTTCCCCGTCGAAATGCTGGCCACGTTTCATCCAGAAATCGCCACGCTGCGTCGCAACCGAGGTATCACGCTCCTCGAGACACCGCTCTGGGAACTCCTCGGGTACTTTACCGGTGACGACTGGACGACAGAGATTCGATCACGCTCACCACTCGAGGTCGTTTTCGAAATCGACGTAAACGGGGAGCAAGTCCGTCTCGAGGTGGACGACACACTAACCGTACGACGGCGAGGAAATTCCACGACATACTAA
- the kdgK1 gene encoding bifunctional 2-dehydro-3-deoxygluconokinase/2-dehydro-3-deoxygalactonokinase gives MSDLVTFGETMLRLSPPGHERLETASELEVRAAGAESNVAVAAERLGAVSTWTSKLPDSPLGRRVVGELEQYGIDTDIVWSDEGRQGTYYLEHGGKPRGTNVVYDRSNAAITTAEPQEFDIDLIQNARVFFTSGITPALSPTLRETTAQMLKAARQGDTTTAFDLNYRRKLWTPEEARKTLTKLFPGIDILVIAARDARTVLGYEGDPRQLAHKLGSKFDFRTVVVTRGDQGALAWHDNVVHDHGAYETETVDPIGTGDAFTGAFIARRLSGNDVGRALEYAAATAALKRTIPGDVALVTKEEVDAVVSEDTESISR, from the coding sequence GTGAGCGATCTCGTCACCTTCGGCGAGACGATGCTCAGGCTCTCGCCGCCCGGACACGAACGCCTCGAGACCGCCTCCGAACTCGAAGTGCGTGCAGCGGGCGCTGAAAGCAACGTCGCCGTCGCCGCCGAACGCCTCGGAGCCGTCTCGACGTGGACCTCGAAGCTCCCGGACTCACCGCTCGGCCGACGCGTCGTCGGCGAACTCGAGCAGTACGGCATCGACACGGACATCGTCTGGAGTGACGAAGGCCGACAGGGGACGTACTACCTCGAGCACGGTGGCAAACCGCGGGGGACGAACGTCGTGTACGACCGTTCTAACGCGGCGATTACGACCGCCGAACCACAGGAGTTCGACATCGATCTCATCCAGAACGCACGCGTGTTTTTCACCTCCGGCATCACGCCGGCGCTCTCGCCAACGCTGCGGGAGACGACTGCCCAGATGCTCAAAGCGGCCCGACAGGGTGATACAACGACGGCGTTCGACCTCAACTACCGTCGGAAACTCTGGACGCCAGAAGAGGCTCGAAAGACACTCACGAAACTGTTCCCCGGTATCGACATTCTCGTCATCGCCGCTCGAGACGCCCGAACCGTCCTCGGCTACGAGGGCGACCCACGACAGTTGGCTCACAAACTCGGTTCGAAGTTCGACTTCCGAACGGTCGTCGTCACGCGCGGCGACCAGGGCGCACTCGCCTGGCACGATAACGTCGTCCACGACCACGGCGCCTACGAGACCGAAACCGTCGACCCCATCGGTACCGGCGACGCCTTCACCGGTGCGTTCATCGCCCGACGACTCTCTGGCAACGACGTGGGACGCGCACTCGAGTACGCCGCTGCGACCGCGGCACTCAAGCGGACTATTCCCGGTGACGTCGCCCTCGTCACCAAAGAAGAGGTCGACGCCGTCGTCTCAGAAGACACCGAGTCGATATCGCGCTGA
- the rtcA gene encoding RNA 3'-terminal phosphate cyclase: MHTLDGSDAGGQFLRRALTLSALENEPVRLEHIRGDRPTPGLANQHLAAVETMADVCDADVTGAELESQTVEFDPSTASGISGGEYHVSVGTAGSLTLLFDTLLSLAARLEAPLAVTATGGTDVKWSPSVDYFRRVKLPLLRRHGLQAALEVERRGFYPAGGGRLRLQVAPSTFQPLSLERRGPLTGIAVFSTEADSLADANVAERQAGGALERLQLSSRWSEEDGNGDDTVPIRERVETTAQTRCPGSVIVIALEFAVGSAAEKSSSTTEHFWPLAGASALGEPGKPAERVGEEAADEALELLETPGTVDRYLGDQLLEHLAIGGGQLRIPDPTAHVETSLRLLETFDYTIDSKEIDDGSVHLDAAGTPFR; the protein is encoded by the coding sequence ATGCACACCCTCGATGGCAGCGATGCTGGCGGTCAGTTTCTTCGCCGGGCGCTCACGCTTTCGGCACTGGAGAACGAGCCAGTCCGTCTCGAGCACATCCGCGGTGACCGACCGACGCCGGGTCTCGCAAACCAGCATCTGGCTGCCGTCGAGACGATGGCCGACGTCTGTGACGCCGACGTCACGGGTGCGGAACTCGAGTCACAGACGGTCGAGTTCGATCCGTCCACAGCGAGCGGAATTTCGGGCGGCGAGTACCACGTCAGCGTCGGCACGGCCGGCAGTCTCACCCTCCTGTTCGATACCCTCTTGTCCCTCGCGGCGCGACTCGAGGCCCCACTGGCAGTCACCGCGACCGGTGGCACCGACGTGAAGTGGTCACCGTCGGTCGATTACTTTCGACGGGTCAAACTCCCGCTGTTGCGACGCCACGGTCTGCAGGCCGCCCTCGAGGTCGAACGAAGAGGGTTCTATCCCGCCGGTGGGGGTCGCCTTCGGCTGCAGGTGGCTCCCTCGACGTTCCAGCCACTGTCCCTCGAGCGACGGGGACCGCTGACGGGAATTGCCGTCTTCTCGACGGAAGCCGATTCGCTGGCCGATGCGAACGTCGCCGAACGACAGGCCGGGGGTGCGCTCGAGCGGTTGCAGCTTTCCTCGAGATGGAGTGAAGAAGACGGGAACGGCGACGACACCGTCCCGATTCGCGAGCGTGTCGAAACCACAGCCCAGACCAGATGTCCGGGCTCAGTGATCGTGATCGCCCTCGAGTTTGCCGTCGGTTCAGCCGCCGAAAAATCGAGTTCGACGACCGAACACTTCTGGCCACTCGCCGGGGCGTCAGCACTTGGAGAACCGGGCAAGCCGGCAGAACGCGTGGGTGAAGAAGCCGCAGACGAAGCCCTCGAGTTACTCGAGACACCAGGAACGGTCGATCGGTACCTCGGAGACCAGTTACTCGAGCACCTGGCCATCGGGGGCGGCCAGCTCCGGATACCGGACCCAACGGCACACGTCGAAACCAGCCTTCGATTGCTCGAGACGTTTGACTACACTATTGATAGTAAAGAGATAGATGATGGTTCGGTCCACCTGGACGCTGCAGGTACTCCCTTTCGTTGA